The following proteins are encoded in a genomic region of Sorangiineae bacterium MSr12523:
- a CDS encoding MFS transporter, with translation MAAMETTVVATAMPTVVADLGALELYGWVGAVYLLGNTVAMPIYGKLSDIYGRKSLMMVGITLFLIGSMASGLSQSMVQLIAFRGLQALGAGGLQTLAFTVAGDIYEVKERARIQGIFGAVWAIAGMSGPFLGGLLVKFLSWRWVFYVNVPVGVLAAFLYVVAFHESVAKRPAKLDIPGALVVTAMVVSLLLGTSRVAPAITIPLAIGFGVIMMLVERRAEEPVIPLDLLRQKVIGLSCILGGVVGATMMSVVTYLPLYLQGILGTSATTAGSMLSPLLIGWPLAATLTGRILSRLSYRTIMIFGWTLATASLVVLSVEIANVAAPGVLYAIMFFLGLGLGFANTPIILVLQESVTWRQRGQATAASSFFRTIGGSIAVGALGAILAGGLAGLADPRLLSEIMGPEHGHHLDPALMGRISAQLETSLVTIFRIIAAMAASALALALFFPPLRLGQGEASLRERQDGALDDGPVGQDTEDAKMTT, from the coding sequence ATGGCAGCGATGGAAACCACCGTGGTCGCGACGGCGATGCCCACGGTGGTCGCGGATCTCGGGGCGCTCGAGTTGTACGGGTGGGTCGGCGCGGTGTACTTGCTGGGCAATACGGTGGCGATGCCCATCTACGGCAAGCTGTCCGACATTTATGGGCGCAAATCGCTCATGATGGTCGGCATCACGCTGTTCTTGATTGGCTCGATGGCCAGCGGGCTCTCGCAGTCGATGGTTCAGTTGATCGCCTTCCGCGGGCTGCAAGCGCTCGGCGCCGGTGGACTGCAGACGCTCGCGTTCACGGTGGCGGGCGACATCTACGAGGTGAAGGAGCGCGCGCGCATCCAAGGCATCTTCGGCGCGGTCTGGGCCATCGCGGGCATGAGCGGGCCGTTCTTGGGCGGCCTCCTGGTGAAGTTCCTCTCGTGGCGGTGGGTCTTCTACGTCAACGTTCCCGTCGGTGTTTTGGCGGCGTTTCTCTATGTCGTGGCCTTCCACGAGTCGGTGGCGAAGCGCCCGGCGAAGCTGGACATCCCGGGCGCGCTGGTCGTCACGGCCATGGTCGTGTCGCTCTTGTTGGGCACGAGCCGCGTGGCCCCGGCGATCACGATTCCGCTCGCCATCGGGTTCGGCGTGATCATGATGCTGGTCGAGCGCCGCGCCGAAGAGCCGGTGATCCCGCTGGATCTGTTGCGGCAAAAGGTCATCGGCCTGTCGTGCATTCTGGGCGGCGTGGTGGGCGCGACGATGATGTCGGTGGTGACCTACCTACCCTTGTACCTGCAAGGGATCTTGGGCACGAGCGCCACCACGGCGGGCTCGATGCTCTCGCCGCTGCTCATCGGCTGGCCGCTGGCGGCGACCCTCACGGGGCGCATTCTGTCGCGTCTCTCGTACCGCACGATCATGATCTTCGGCTGGACCTTGGCGACGGCATCGCTGGTCGTGCTCTCGGTGGAGATCGCGAACGTGGCCGCGCCGGGCGTGCTCTACGCCATCATGTTCTTCCTCGGCCTGGGCCTCGGCTTCGCCAACACGCCCATCATCCTCGTGTTGCAGGAGAGCGTGACGTGGCGGCAGCGCGGCCAAGCCACCGCGGCCAGCTCGTTCTTCCGCACCATCGGTGGATCCATCGCGGTGGGCGCGCTCGGTGCGATCCTCGCGGGCGGCCTCGCAGGCCTCGCCGACCCGCGCCTGCTGTCCGAGATCATGGGCCCCGAGCACGGCCATCACCTGGATCCGGCGTTGATGGGCCGCATCTCGGCGCAGCTGGAAACGTCGCTGGTGACCATCTTCCGCATCATCGCGGCGATGGCGGCGTCGGCCCTGGCGCTGGCGTTGTTCTTCCCGCCCCTGCGCCTGGGTCAGGGGGAGGCGTCGCTAAGGGAGCGTCAGGATGGGGCCCTTGATGACGGACCTGTCGGACAGGACACCGAAGACGCGAAGATGACGACCTGA
- the ade gene encoding adenine deaminase, producing MDAVKLARLIDAAQGRVPCDVVVKDVRYLDVFSCTWHQGDLAVKDGFLVGLEPGLSATRTIEGRGRSVVPGFCDAHVHLESSLLTPHHFQRAVLPRGTTSAICDPHELANVIGLGGIRYFLDASRGMALNLRVMLSSCVPATDFETNGGGTIDAAALATLLDHPKTLGLAEMMNVPGVLHADPSVLAKLETFAGRRIDGHCPLVRGRDLSAYAAAGISSCHESSEYEEAKEKLTKGIAVWIREGSVAKDLRALAPLLTMATSTSIGFCTDDRNPLDIAREGHIDHLVRGAIGYGVPPEVAYRAASFSVARHYGLVRRGAIAPGHVADLILLDDVATCAISDVLVAGTPVGELDLSGDADAREGAAARGTMKAHVPEARDLEGPSGSVHVIGVREGRILTDRAVMAHDAEGVARLTVLERYGHGSRPANGYVRGFGRNFRGAIASSVGHDSHNLIVVGSNTADMRMALATLIDSGGGFCVVGGGAVHAHLGLPIGGLMSPEEPIFIERALGKLHHASKEIGCELPEPFLQLAFLSLPVIPSLKLTDRGLMDVDAFQLIDVRAA from the coding sequence ATGGATGCGGTGAAATTGGCTCGGCTGATCGATGCAGCGCAAGGGCGCGTGCCGTGCGACGTGGTGGTCAAAGACGTGCGGTACCTCGATGTGTTCTCGTGCACGTGGCACCAGGGGGACTTGGCCGTCAAGGATGGGTTCCTGGTGGGGCTGGAGCCCGGGCTCTCGGCCACGCGCACCATCGAGGGGCGCGGCCGCTCCGTGGTGCCGGGATTTTGCGATGCCCACGTGCACCTGGAGAGCTCCCTCCTTACGCCGCACCACTTTCAGCGTGCGGTGCTGCCGCGCGGAACGACGTCGGCCATCTGCGATCCGCACGAGCTGGCCAATGTGATCGGCCTCGGTGGCATTCGCTATTTCCTCGATGCGTCGCGCGGCATGGCGCTGAACCTGCGCGTGATGCTCAGCTCCTGCGTGCCGGCGACCGACTTCGAGACCAACGGCGGCGGGACCATCGACGCCGCGGCCCTGGCCACCTTGCTGGATCACCCGAAGACCTTGGGCCTCGCCGAGATGATGAACGTGCCCGGCGTGCTTCATGCCGATCCGTCCGTGCTGGCGAAGCTCGAGACCTTCGCCGGACGGCGCATCGATGGGCATTGCCCGCTGGTGCGCGGGCGGGATCTTTCGGCCTACGCGGCCGCGGGCATTTCCAGCTGCCACGAGAGCTCCGAGTACGAGGAGGCGAAGGAGAAGCTCACCAAGGGCATCGCGGTATGGATCCGCGAGGGCAGCGTGGCCAAGGATCTGCGCGCGCTGGCGCCGCTGCTCACGATGGCCACGTCGACGAGCATCGGCTTCTGCACGGACGATCGCAACCCGCTGGACATCGCGCGCGAGGGGCACATCGATCACTTGGTGCGAGGGGCCATCGGATACGGCGTGCCCCCGGAAGTGGCCTACCGTGCGGCGTCCTTCAGCGTGGCGCGCCACTACGGGCTCGTGCGGCGCGGCGCCATTGCGCCAGGGCACGTGGCCGATTTGATCTTGCTCGACGACGTCGCGACGTGTGCCATCTCGGACGTGCTCGTCGCCGGCACGCCCGTGGGCGAGCTCGATCTTTCGGGCGATGCCGATGCACGCGAGGGCGCTGCAGCGCGCGGAACGATGAAGGCGCACGTTCCCGAAGCGCGCGATCTCGAAGGCCCCTCGGGCAGCGTGCACGTCATCGGCGTGCGCGAGGGGCGCATTCTCACCGATCGCGCCGTCATGGCGCACGATGCCGAGGGCGTCGCGAGGCTCACCGTGCTCGAGCGCTATGGGCACGGCTCGAGGCCGGCCAACGGCTACGTCCGCGGCTTCGGGCGCAACTTCCGCGGCGCCATCGCATCGAGCGTGGGGCACGATAGCCACAACCTCATCGTCGTCGGGAGCAACACCGCCGACATGCGCATGGCGCTCGCAACGTTGATCGACAGCGGCGGTGGGTTCTGCGTCGTCGGCGGCGGGGCGGTGCACGCGCACCTCGGCTTACCCATTGGCGGACTCATGTCCCCCGAGGAGCCGATTTTCATCGAGCGGGCCTTGGGGAAATTGCATCATGCAAGCAAGGAGATCGGCTGCGAACTTCCGGAGCCATTTCTCCAGCTCGCGTTTCTCAGCCTCCCGGTCATTCCGTCGCTCAAGCTCACCGACCGAGGTCTCATGGATGTCGATGCGTTCCAGTTGATCGACGTGCGCGCCGCATGA
- a CDS encoding patatin-like phospholipase family protein produces MKRVALILAGGAARGAYEVGVVAYLLQEVSRALGRDVPLDILCGTSVGALNVAGLAAYADEPRDRAQRLVDVWRELRVGDLVKSDLRGLLAGSRALLDTSGLEKLVADKIPFARIGDNLARGMLTAVTISTTHVASGKTIVFVQRGEPGLMAWGHEPTLEPRAAILTEHHALASAAIPILFRPVLIDGQYYCDGGLRQNVPLSPARRLGADGLLIVNPRYIRQNGRDATAEEEPRPGPLLLFGKALNSLLLDRLDTDLARLEGINRLLSAGTRRFGPGFVDAINEELGRTAPPKIRPLSTILVRASEDIGKMSVEFVRSPKFQGRVGGPLARVMRRLAEAGGDSESDLLSYVLFDGEFASELIDLGWLDAKARHDELCAFFESMWTPRDSLA; encoded by the coding sequence ATGAAACGAGTCGCCCTCATCCTGGCCGGCGGTGCCGCGCGGGGTGCTTACGAGGTGGGCGTCGTGGCGTATCTCCTCCAAGAGGTGTCGCGGGCACTGGGGCGCGACGTGCCGCTCGACATTCTGTGCGGCACGTCGGTGGGCGCGCTCAATGTCGCAGGCCTTGCTGCATATGCCGACGAGCCACGCGATCGGGCGCAGCGCCTCGTGGACGTGTGGCGCGAACTGCGCGTGGGCGATCTCGTCAAGTCCGACTTGCGCGGGCTCTTGGCCGGATCGCGCGCACTGCTCGACACGAGCGGGCTGGAAAAGCTCGTGGCGGACAAAATTCCGTTTGCGCGCATCGGCGACAATTTGGCGCGCGGGATGCTCACCGCGGTGACCATTTCGACGACGCACGTGGCGAGCGGCAAGACCATCGTGTTCGTGCAACGCGGCGAGCCGGGGCTCATGGCCTGGGGCCACGAGCCGACCCTCGAGCCGCGCGCAGCGATCCTCACCGAGCATCATGCGCTGGCGTCGGCAGCGATTCCCATTTTGTTCCGGCCGGTGCTCATCGATGGGCAGTACTACTGCGACGGCGGCCTGCGCCAGAACGTGCCACTCTCACCGGCACGGCGTCTCGGCGCCGACGGACTGCTCATCGTAAATCCGCGTTACATCCGGCAAAACGGCCGCGATGCCACCGCGGAGGAGGAACCGCGCCCGGGGCCACTGCTGCTTTTTGGCAAGGCGCTCAATTCGCTGTTGCTCGACCGACTCGACACCGACTTGGCGCGCCTCGAGGGCATCAATCGCCTTCTGTCGGCGGGCACGCGACGGTTCGGTCCAGGCTTCGTCGATGCCATCAACGAGGAGCTCGGCCGCACCGCACCGCCCAAAATCCGTCCACTGTCGACGATTCTGGTGCGCGCCTCGGAGGACATCGGCAAGATGAGCGTGGAGTTCGTGCGCTCGCCAAAGTTCCAGGGCCGCGTAGGCGGGCCGCTCGCGCGTGTAATGCGGCGCCTCGCCGAAGCGGGCGGCGATTCGGAGTCCGATTTGCTGTCGTACGTGCTCTTCGACGGGGAATTCGCGTCCGAGCTGATCGATCTGGGGTGGCTCGACGCCAAAGCGCGCCACGACGAATTGTGCGCATTCTTCGAGTCCATGTGGACCCCCCGCGACTCCCTCGCGTGA
- a CDS encoding four helix bundle protein, which translates to MQARTPHRPSKFQVLELAIQAIELLRPTVMHIRRCDRDLGEQLRRALSSVALNIAEGNRSQGGHRIARFSTAAGSNSESRAALRVAVAWGYVDAHQIEGGERLLDKVAAILHHLGAMR; encoded by the coding sequence ATGCAAGCAAGAACACCCCACCGCCCCTCCAAGTTTCAGGTCCTCGAGCTGGCGATTCAAGCCATCGAGCTTCTTCGTCCCACAGTAATGCATATCCGTCGCTGCGACCGCGACTTGGGCGAGCAGCTTCGAAGGGCCCTCAGCTCCGTCGCATTGAACATCGCCGAAGGCAATCGTAGCCAAGGCGGGCACCGCATCGCACGCTTCTCCACCGCGGCAGGCTCCAACAGCGAATCACGTGCCGCTCTGCGCGTTGCGGTCGCCTGGGGCTACGTCGACGCTCACCAAATCGAAGGCGGCGAGCGATTGCTCGACAAAGTCGCCGCCATCCTTCACCACCTTGGCGCTATGCGCTAG
- a CDS encoding four helix bundle protein, with amino-acid sequence MQAKPPHRPFGFHVLELAVQAIELLRPTVAHIRRCDRDLGEQLRRSLSSIALNIAEGDRSQGGHRIARFSTAAGSNSESRVALRVAVAWGYIRPHEIEPGEELLNRVAAMLHRLGATR; translated from the coding sequence ATGCAAGCAAAACCGCCCCACCGCCCCTTTGGTTTCCACGTCCTCGAGCTGGCCGTTCAAGCCATCGAGCTCCTTCGCCCCACCGTTGCCCATATCCGGCGCTGCGACCGCGATCTCGGCGAGCAACTTCGACGTTCCCTTAGCTCCATCGCGCTAAACATCGCCGAAGGCGACCGTAGCCAAGGCGGCCATCGCATCGCCCGTTTCTCCACCGCCGCCGGCTCGAACAGCGAATCGCGCGTCGCATTGCGCGTCGCAGTCGCCTGGGGCTACATCCGCCCCCACGAAATCGAACCCGGCGAGGAGTTGCTCAATCGCGTCGCGGCGATGCTTCATCGCCTCGGCGCCACGCGATAG
- a CDS encoding acetylserotonin O-methyltransferase: MSDGPYTPPPNPGRFVVQSMLALRAAVLKVLDLITPPELTVVEHTLAVMRTQMVHVAAKLKLADHLENGPLDAPELARRTGAHPDALERMMRALVQIGVFRRERDGRFGNNRVSRVLRANALGGPAFPEYFGASYHAHAWAELEHTVMTGKSAFERVHGTSFWGYFEKHPDQGATFDEAMSRITELDTPGVAALPVFREVKKLCDVAGGSGMLLAGILAKHPHLSGMLFDQPARLEDARARLRQRNVLSRCEFVSGDFFEAIPAGADAYLLKDILHDWDDARSLTILKNCRRAMNPNHRLLIVELLVTDQPAYPMVHFLDMEMMTVLSEGRQRTEVQLRGLLDEAGFDLRTVHPLPGLSTLLEATAR; encoded by the coding sequence ATGTCCGACGGACCGTACACGCCCCCGCCGAACCCCGGTCGTTTCGTGGTGCAGAGCATGCTCGCGCTGCGGGCGGCCGTTCTCAAGGTGCTCGACCTCATCACGCCCCCCGAGCTCACAGTCGTCGAGCACACCCTCGCGGTGATGCGCACGCAGATGGTCCACGTGGCCGCCAAGCTGAAATTGGCCGATCACCTGGAAAATGGCCCCCTGGATGCGCCCGAGCTCGCTCGGCGGACGGGCGCCCACCCGGACGCGCTGGAGCGCATGATGCGGGCGCTGGTTCAGATCGGCGTCTTCCGCCGCGAGCGGGACGGGCGCTTCGGCAACAACCGCGTCTCACGCGTCCTGCGCGCGAACGCCCTGGGCGGGCCGGCCTTCCCGGAATATTTCGGTGCCTCCTACCATGCCCACGCGTGGGCCGAGTTGGAGCACACAGTGATGACCGGCAAAAGCGCCTTCGAGCGGGTGCACGGCACGTCGTTCTGGGGTTACTTCGAGAAGCACCCCGATCAAGGCGCCACCTTCGACGAAGCCATGTCGCGCATCACCGAGTTGGACACGCCCGGCGTCGCGGCCTTGCCCGTCTTTCGCGAGGTGAAAAAGCTTTGCGACGTCGCCGGCGGTAGCGGAATGCTCCTCGCGGGCATTCTGGCCAAGCATCCCCACCTCTCGGGCATGCTGTTCGACCAGCCCGCCCGCCTCGAAGACGCGCGCGCCCGCCTGCGCCAGCGCAACGTCCTCTCGCGCTGCGAGTTCGTATCGGGCGACTTCTTCGAGGCCATCCCCGCGGGGGCCGACGCCTACTTGCTCAAGGACATTCTGCACGATTGGGACGACGCGCGCAGTCTCACTATTTTGAAAAATTGCCGCCGCGCGATGAATCCGAATCACCGACTCCTCATCGTAGAATTGCTGGTGACCGACCAACCCGCATACCCCATGGTTCATTTCCTCGACATGGAAATGATGACCGTCCTGTCCGAGGGCCGCCAGCGCACCGAGGTCCAGCTCCGAGGGCTTCTCGACGAGGCGGGCTTCGACTTGCGCACCGTGCACCCGCTTCCCGGGCTCTCCACACTTCTCGAGGCTACGGCGCGGTAG
- a CDS encoding DUF2760 domain-containing protein, translating to MSETTDLAPLSFFTRLWFAWIAFFRVLFDGEYAARAWDARTPKALPPAPPPPKEVAPPVKEEPKELEKAEKSVDGALQLLGLFQREGRLVDFLTQEIAPFADAEIGATARVIHEGCRKALLSHATIVPLRSEDEDTTVTLNAGFDPAEVKLTGNVKGTGPYRGVLRHRGWRAKEITLPAAVSGHDASILCPAEVEL from the coding sequence GTGAGCGAAACGACGGATCTTGCCCCCCTCTCCTTCTTCACACGACTTTGGTTCGCGTGGATTGCGTTTTTCCGCGTTCTCTTCGACGGCGAATACGCCGCCCGTGCTTGGGATGCGCGAACGCCGAAGGCGCTGCCTCCTGCCCCTCCCCCTCCGAAGGAGGTGGCGCCTCCGGTGAAGGAAGAGCCCAAGGAGCTGGAGAAGGCCGAAAAATCCGTGGATGGGGCGCTGCAGCTGCTGGGGCTTTTCCAGCGTGAAGGCCGCCTGGTGGACTTTCTGACCCAGGAGATCGCGCCCTTCGCCGACGCGGAAATCGGGGCAACGGCGCGCGTGATCCACGAGGGATGCCGCAAGGCCCTGCTGTCGCACGCCACCATCGTTCCGCTTCGTTCGGAGGACGAGGATACGACGGTCACCTTGAACGCGGGCTTCGATCCGGCCGAGGTGAAGCTGACCGGCAATGTGAAAGGCACCGGCCCCTACCGCGGGGTGTTGCGCCACCGCGGCTGGCGCGCCAAGGAGATCACCTTGCCAGCCGCCGTTTCGGGGCACGATGCGAGCATCCTTTGCCCGGCGGAGGTCGAGCTGTGA
- a CDS encoding Hsp70 family protein produces the protein MSDQKRFVVGIDLGTTHTALASAPLGDEKARPEVTPIEQLVAAGTVDARTLLPSFLYFAAEAEGPQALPWDAERRFAVGELARARGADAPLRTIASAKSWLCHTGVDRRGQILPQGAPEDIEKISPVEVSWRYLEHLTEAWDALQKRRGGDAAPLGAQEIVITVPASFDAGARELTAEAALAAGLENITLLEEPQAALYAWIDAMGDGWRKELKVGDVILVVDIGGGTTDFSAIAAVEKEGSLELVRVAVGDHILLGGDNMDLALAHVVRQKVAQNGTELDRWQMGALTHAARSAKERLLGDAALESVPIVLAARGSKLVGGGVRSELTREEVTRVLVEGFFPVVPAAARPAVRARGGLTQLGLPYASDAAVTKHLAAFLGKQAGALATLGLASQGGSLLHPTAVLFNGGVMKSDALRERLLTTLNGWLAEDGAAPVRMLAEADYDLAVARGAAAYGLSRHGRGLRIRGGTARAYYVGIESAMPAVPGMEPPITALCVAPFGMEEGTEASLPPNELGVVVGEPVRFRFFGSTVRRDDAAGTELERWKEGELEELAPIEVTLPAEGRAEGDVVPVRLHASVTEVGTLMLEAVATQPRKPNERWGIELTVRGEAGST, from the coding sequence GTGAGCGACCAAAAGCGCTTCGTCGTGGGTATCGATCTGGGGACCACGCACACGGCCCTGGCGAGTGCCCCGCTCGGGGACGAAAAGGCTCGGCCCGAGGTGACGCCCATCGAGCAGCTCGTGGCCGCCGGCACGGTGGACGCGCGGACCTTGCTGCCGTCGTTCTTGTACTTTGCGGCGGAGGCCGAGGGGCCGCAGGCGCTCCCGTGGGATGCGGAGCGGCGGTTCGCGGTGGGCGAGCTGGCGCGGGCGCGAGGCGCCGATGCACCGCTGCGCACGATTGCAAGCGCCAAGAGCTGGCTCTGTCACACGGGCGTGGACCGGCGCGGGCAGATTTTGCCGCAGGGTGCACCGGAGGACATCGAAAAGATCTCCCCGGTGGAGGTGTCCTGGCGCTACCTGGAGCACCTCACCGAGGCGTGGGATGCCCTGCAAAAACGCCGCGGCGGTGATGCAGCACCGCTGGGTGCGCAGGAGATCGTGATCACGGTGCCGGCGTCGTTCGATGCGGGTGCCCGCGAGCTCACGGCGGAGGCCGCGCTGGCGGCAGGCCTGGAGAACATCACCTTGCTCGAGGAGCCGCAGGCCGCGCTGTACGCGTGGATCGATGCGATGGGCGATGGATGGCGCAAGGAGCTGAAGGTCGGCGATGTCATCCTGGTCGTGGACATCGGCGGCGGGACGACGGACTTTTCGGCCATTGCCGCCGTCGAGAAAGAGGGCTCGCTCGAACTGGTGCGCGTCGCCGTGGGCGATCACATTCTGCTCGGCGGCGACAACATGGACCTCGCGCTCGCACACGTGGTGCGGCAGAAGGTGGCCCAGAACGGGACGGAGCTGGATCGCTGGCAAATGGGCGCTCTCACGCATGCGGCCCGCAGCGCGAAGGAGCGGCTCTTGGGCGATGCCGCGCTCGAGTCGGTGCCCATCGTTCTCGCAGCGCGCGGCTCGAAGCTGGTGGGCGGCGGCGTGCGCAGTGAGCTCACGCGCGAAGAGGTGACGCGCGTGCTCGTGGAAGGCTTCTTCCCGGTGGTGCCGGCGGCGGCGCGGCCTGCGGTGCGGGCGCGTGGTGGTCTGACGCAATTGGGGCTTCCTTATGCATCGGATGCCGCGGTGACGAAGCATCTGGCCGCGTTCTTGGGCAAGCAGGCCGGGGCGCTGGCCACGTTGGGGCTCGCCTCGCAAGGCGGGAGCTTGCTGCATCCAACCGCGGTGCTGTTCAACGGCGGCGTGATGAAGAGCGATGCGCTGCGCGAGCGCCTGCTCACGACGCTCAATGGATGGCTTGCGGAAGATGGAGCAGCGCCGGTGCGCATGCTGGCCGAGGCCGATTACGACTTGGCCGTGGCGCGCGGGGCGGCGGCTTACGGGCTTTCGCGACACGGACGCGGGCTGCGCATCCGCGGCGGTACGGCGCGCGCGTACTACGTCGGCATCGAGAGCGCGATGCCGGCGGTGCCGGGCATGGAGCCGCCGATCACCGCGCTGTGCGTGGCGCCGTTCGGGATGGAGGAAGGCACCGAGGCGAGCCTTCCGCCGAACGAGCTGGGCGTCGTGGTGGGCGAGCCGGTGCGCTTCCGGTTCTTCGGATCGACGGTGCGCCGTGACGACGCCGCAGGTACCGAATTGGAGCGATGGAAGGAAGGAGAGCTCGAGGAGCTCGCCCCCATCGAGGTCACGTTGCCCGCCGAAGGCCGCGCCGAGGGCGACGTCGTTCCGGTGCGGTTGCATGCCTCGGTGACCGAGGTGGGCACGTTGATGCTCGAGGCGGTCGCCACGCAACCGCGCAAGCCGAACGAGCGCTGGGGCATCGAGCTGACCGTGCGCGGAGAGGCGGGATCGACCTAA